A genomic stretch from Oligoflexus sp. includes:
- a CDS encoding ATP-binding protein has translation MFKPSGFLRNQVSEREVIWVVNLASLCGVVAYVPFGFIYPLILGPATVDPLWERLALAAFASLGFLLPRFPQTRPWMQAFIYLLCFIFTTHLFFLVCRNDLNMAYQMGYVCTIAFIAFYLDTNFIFVLYVVVNYILLGLSLFFKISYDNLFFGMTITTVLGIEWIALHSRLRIMKSLERSRAAIQEKNQKIQSILENIQQGVLTIESPNGQIGAEYSAYLDRLLGFNSPNQAGHLQDILERTQLSKDQIEQVNAAVFCIIGENDVALALNYHLFPRSVIEGEGSTARYLELDWNPIFDCEGRVAQLLVCIRDVTELHKLRADAAKGQQELTLLAELVNIPGNRRLAVLEASRSLLMRLPWGANASQIQVMRLLHNLKGNARSFGLSTLAQAAHECETAVQQGHPPDASLVEPLNKLIECYLDIAEHKLGHGTRKDDEIRLSRSRLKKAAAVLESLPSVDRKTLQPLVDIVMDSLHLTLEQILEPHLKMLPQLACDLGKAPPRVHIGDPGIYWQPESADFLANVGLHLLRNSLDHGLEIPNERINAGKVAEGQISLVLQQRKDGIEILVRDDGRGLNLNHIREKAQRLGLLAPDASLRPEEIAEFIFHPGFSTRNKATQISGRGVGLDVVRAMLQEAGGHVQLVLDDRNSFPQASFAFVLYLPSCHLAQWGSLSA, from the coding sequence ATGTTCAAACCGTCAGGGTTTTTACGGAATCAGGTCAGCGAACGCGAAGTCATCTGGGTTGTAAACCTGGCGTCCCTTTGCGGAGTCGTGGCCTACGTGCCCTTTGGTTTTATTTACCCACTGATTCTGGGGCCGGCCACGGTGGATCCCCTTTGGGAACGGCTCGCTCTGGCTGCCTTTGCGTCCCTCGGCTTCCTCTTGCCGCGTTTCCCGCAAACACGACCCTGGATGCAGGCCTTCATCTACCTTCTCTGCTTTATCTTCACGACCCATCTTTTCTTTCTGGTTTGCCGCAATGATTTGAACATGGCCTATCAAATGGGTTACGTCTGCACCATTGCCTTCATCGCCTTTTACCTCGATACCAACTTCATCTTCGTTCTTTATGTCGTCGTTAACTATATCCTCCTGGGTTTGTCGCTCTTTTTCAAAATCTCCTATGACAACCTATTTTTCGGAATGACAATCACGACTGTTCTGGGTATTGAATGGATTGCCCTGCATTCCCGACTTCGCATTATGAAATCCCTGGAACGGAGTCGGGCGGCGATCCAGGAAAAAAATCAGAAGATCCAATCCATACTCGAAAATATCCAGCAGGGCGTCCTTACCATCGAAAGCCCGAACGGGCAAATCGGTGCCGAATATTCCGCTTATCTCGATCGACTCCTGGGATTCAACAGCCCAAATCAGGCAGGCCATCTGCAGGATATCCTGGAGCGCACGCAGCTGTCGAAAGATCAAATCGAACAGGTGAATGCCGCCGTCTTTTGCATCATTGGTGAAAATGATGTGGCCCTGGCCCTGAATTATCATCTGTTCCCAAGGAGCGTGATCGAAGGAGAAGGATCAACGGCCCGTTATCTGGAGCTGGATTGGAATCCGATTTTTGATTGTGAGGGTCGCGTTGCCCAGCTTCTGGTCTGCATCCGGGACGTCACGGAGCTGCATAAGCTCAGGGCCGATGCCGCCAAGGGTCAGCAGGAACTGACCCTGCTCGCTGAACTTGTGAATATCCCCGGCAATCGCCGCCTGGCCGTGCTCGAAGCCTCGCGCAGTCTTTTGATGCGCCTGCCTTGGGGGGCGAATGCGTCCCAGATCCAGGTCATGCGTCTCCTGCATAACCTGAAAGGCAATGCCCGGAGTTTTGGGCTTTCGACCCTGGCGCAGGCTGCTCATGAGTGTGAAACTGCGGTTCAGCAGGGACATCCACCCGATGCAAGCCTTGTGGAGCCTTTGAATAAGCTCATCGAATGCTACCTGGATATCGCCGAGCATAAACTTGGTCACGGCACCCGCAAGGATGATGAGATTCGTCTGTCACGTTCTCGTTTGAAAAAAGCCGCAGCGGTGCTGGAGTCGCTTCCGAGCGTCGACAGGAAAACGCTACAGCCGCTCGTGGATATCGTCATGGACAGTCTGCATCTGACGCTGGAGCAGATCCTGGAGCCGCATTTGAAAATGCTGCCGCAGCTCGCCTGTGATCTTGGCAAAGCGCCCCCGCGCGTGCACATCGGGGATCCTGGCATCTATTGGCAACCGGAAAGCGCGGACTTTCTTGCCAACGTGGGGCTTCATCTGCTTCGCAATTCTTTGGATCATGGACTGGAAATCCCGAATGAAAGGATAAATGCGGGCAAAGTCGCTGAAGGTCAGATCTCGCTCGTTCTACAGCAGCGGAAGGATGGGATCGAGATCCTTGTGCGCGATGACGGGCGCGGATTGAATCTGAACCATATTCGGGAGAAAGCCCAGCGTCTTGGCCTTCTGGCGCCGGACGCTTCTTTGCGTCCCGAAGAGATCGCGGAGTTTATTTTCCATCCCGGTTTTTCCACAAGAAACAAGGCCACTCAGATCTCGGGCCGGGGAGTCGGATTGGATGTCGTGCGGGCGATGCTGCAGGAAGCGGGTGGTCATGTCCAGCTCGTGCTGGATGACCGGAATAGTTTTCCGCAGGCTTCGTTCGCCTTTGTCCTTTACCTCCCAAGCTGCCATCTGGCTCAGTGGGGCTCTTTAAGCGCATAA
- the ubiG gene encoding bifunctional 2-polyprenyl-6-hydroxyphenol methylase/3-demethylubiquinol 3-O-methyltransferase UbiG, producing MSANTLNPAVNNQFYDELGERWYNDDEHIIALLRAESRLKLDYVRKILSTHRSGPGARILDIGCGAGFLSNDLATDGYAVTGVDQSVGSLSVAERHAPSGTSVNYRPADAYALPFPAASFDAVLMMDFLEHVDEPGRAIAEASRVLKPQGLLIFYTFNRTLPSKFLAIDAVQLIARDCPKHFHVWHLFIKPQELKEMAARAGLSVMGFQGLRPRFLEWPFWSSLLKRRVHPEFSFQFTKRLTLGYMGYALKEPH from the coding sequence ATGAGCGCAAACACTCTGAATCCAGCCGTGAACAACCAGTTTTACGACGAGCTGGGCGAACGCTGGTACAATGATGATGAGCACATCATCGCCCTTCTGCGAGCGGAATCGCGTTTAAAACTCGACTATGTTCGAAAGATCCTGAGCACGCATCGCAGCGGACCGGGCGCCCGCATTCTGGATATCGGCTGCGGCGCAGGCTTTCTCTCCAACGACCTTGCCACCGACGGCTATGCCGTGACGGGCGTGGATCAATCCGTGGGTTCCCTGTCAGTGGCCGAGCGGCACGCACCGTCAGGAACATCCGTGAATTATAGGCCTGCGGATGCCTATGCGCTGCCTTTTCCAGCTGCCTCCTTTGATGCGGTCCTCATGATGGATTTTTTGGAGCATGTGGATGAACCCGGGCGGGCGATCGCCGAAGCGTCACGAGTTCTGAAGCCACAGGGGCTATTGATTTTTTACACCTTCAACCGCACCTTGCCTTCGAAATTCCTGGCGATTGATGCCGTGCAACTCATCGCCCGCGATTGTCCCAAACATTTTCACGTCTGGCATCTTTTCATCAAGCCTCAGGAACTGAAAGAGATGGCGGCACGGGCCGGGCTGAGTGTGATGGGCTTTCAGGGCCTGCGCCCGCGTTTTCTGGAATGGCCGTTCTGGTCGTCTCTTCTGAAAAGGCGCGTGCATCCTGAATTTTCATTCCAATTCACAAAACGCCTGACTTTGGGCTACATGGGTTATGCGCTTAAAGAGCCCCACTGA
- a CDS encoding 3-oxoacyl-[acyl-carrier-protein] synthase III C-terminal domain-containing protein, with the protein MIYLNRIVPVAAPYCIEQKDAISWLMKALQRTAEGQGESATRHGRALQLYERFLSNGSIGCRRSVLSDYNHTDWNSMVLFKDDRRVDGTATPWMSPPLEKRMHLFAQEAMIMARAAFAESSVAPSYLIEVSCTGYDAPYTAQKLLLEKGWQNQTRLLKLGHMGCYASVPALNLAAELLRSQSTGERPATGERAAEDERAATNERAATNELAAQYGGSSHNERPSHNERPSHNERHAQYVRPAQNTRQSGIDRPVSIFSVEFCSLHLAPTATEADQIVANILFADGAARLDLSHSRSPQSLAFLDHAETLIPESADCMTWTPGDSHFRMVLSKKVGLKIRDVLRDQVSQFLDRHGLRIQDIDRFAVHPGGPLIIETVQKTLALDDEAVRHSKAILQQYGNMSSSTLPHIWASMQADARVKAGERIVSLAFGPGLTLMMNLLAKDI; encoded by the coding sequence ATGATTTATCTTAATCGTATTGTACCCGTCGCCGCTCCTTATTGCATCGAACAAAAAGACGCCATCAGCTGGCTGATGAAAGCGTTGCAGCGGACAGCCGAGGGTCAAGGGGAAAGCGCCACGAGACACGGCCGCGCGCTGCAGCTTTACGAACGTTTTCTGAGCAACGGCAGTATCGGTTGCCGTCGATCCGTCCTGAGCGACTATAATCACACCGACTGGAACAGCATGGTGCTTTTTAAAGACGATCGTCGCGTGGATGGAACAGCGACACCTTGGATGTCACCGCCTCTGGAAAAGCGTATGCACCTGTTCGCTCAGGAAGCGATGATCATGGCCCGCGCGGCTTTTGCTGAGTCCTCGGTCGCACCTTCTTACCTGATCGAGGTATCCTGCACAGGTTACGACGCGCCTTACACCGCCCAAAAACTTTTGTTGGAAAAAGGCTGGCAGAATCAGACTCGACTTCTGAAGCTCGGGCATATGGGATGCTATGCATCGGTTCCCGCGTTGAATCTGGCGGCCGAACTCCTACGGAGTCAATCGACGGGTGAGCGTCCGGCGACGGGTGAGCGTGCGGCGGAGGACGAGCGTGCGGCGACGAACGAGCGTGCGGCGACGAACGAGCTTGCGGCGCAATACGGAGGTTCATCTCACAACGAGCGTCCGTCTCACAACGAGCGTCCGTCTCACAACGAGCGTCACGCGCAATATGTGCGTCCGGCACAAAACACACGACAGTCAGGCATTGACCGTCCCGTCAGCATTTTCTCCGTGGAATTCTGCAGTCTCCATCTTGCACCGACAGCCACGGAAGCCGACCAGATCGTAGCCAATATTCTGTTCGCGGACGGCGCCGCGCGCCTCGATCTCAGCCACTCGCGTTCCCCGCAGAGTCTCGCATTTTTGGATCATGCCGAAACTTTAATTCCCGAATCTGCGGACTGCATGACCTGGACGCCCGGCGACTCACACTTTCGCATGGTGCTCAGTAAAAAAGTAGGCTTGAAAATCCGCGACGTGCTGCGCGATCAGGTCAGCCAATTTCTGGATCGGCACGGACTCCGAATTCAGGACATTGACCGCTTCGCCGTGCATCCCGGCGGCCCCTTGATCATTGAAACCGTTCAGAAGACCCTTGCCTTGGACGATGAAGCTGTTCGCCACAGCAAAGCCATCCTGCAGCAATACGGAAATATGTCGTCGAGCACGCTGCCGCATATCTGGGCCTCCATGCAGGCCGATGCCCGGGTGAAAGCGGGCGAACGCATCGTATCGCTAGCCTTTGGCCCAGGTCTGACGCTGATGATGAATCTTCTGGCCAAGGATATTTAA
- a CDS encoding flavin monoamine oxidase family protein, whose amino-acid sequence MVKTLKESLLFFLATLLLALPLNAQTPLAKDARIAVIGAGASGLTAAHTLRKKGYNTITVYEKDDRVGGKVYSVAEAGQTFEVGAFWAGEGYAVVDELAKTYQVEFQKEELAFKVRLEDGREYELTEYLQKAFKPWELASGFFQWQKVQKKFAYLKEPDGFFQKDDPDLALPFAEFIKKYKIEVFAQGFRPFWIGCGYGYYEETPAIYVLKLMLGSLDIGFGDFLKAILPFGGGSGNGLRRAPEGYQEVWTRLARDLGNVRTGAEVTQVQRRRTAGGMEIDITAQGQTETYDALIVSADPKTALKFLDATAEEAELFAQVHSYPYVIHLFEASGLPYKDGTMVFLDAFGTADTKGHVTAFVNRPRARQVWTAGQIMTWDMSLDESTEILREDLALLGGQVGEIYQRVQWNYFPYADSAALRDGFYRKLKAIQGQNNTWYVGGLLNFETVESTAAYARKLVNTSF is encoded by the coding sequence ATGGTAAAAACACTCAAAGAGAGCCTTCTCTTTTTTCTCGCTACTCTTCTTCTCGCCTTGCCTCTGAACGCTCAGACTCCGCTCGCCAAGGATGCGCGCATCGCTGTCATCGGCGCGGGCGCGTCGGGGCTCACAGCGGCGCATACCCTTCGCAAAAAAGGCTACAACACTATCACCGTCTACGAAAAAGATGATCGAGTCGGCGGCAAGGTTTATTCCGTGGCCGAGGCCGGGCAGACCTTCGAAGTCGGCGCGTTCTGGGCGGGCGAGGGCTATGCGGTGGTCGATGAACTCGCGAAGACCTATCAGGTTGAATTTCAGAAAGAAGAGCTTGCCTTCAAAGTTCGACTGGAAGACGGCCGTGAGTATGAGCTGACGGAATATTTGCAAAAGGCCTTCAAACCCTGGGAACTGGCGTCGGGCTTTTTTCAATGGCAGAAGGTTCAAAAGAAGTTCGCCTATCTGAAAGAGCCGGATGGATTTTTTCAGAAAGACGATCCCGATTTGGCTTTGCCCTTCGCTGAATTCATCAAAAAATACAAGATTGAAGTGTTTGCCCAGGGCTTCCGTCCGTTCTGGATCGGCTGTGGCTATGGATACTACGAGGAAACCCCGGCGATTTACGTGCTGAAACTCATGCTGGGTTCACTCGATATCGGCTTCGGTGATTTTCTGAAAGCCATCCTGCCCTTCGGTGGCGGCAGCGGCAATGGACTGCGCCGCGCGCCTGAAGGCTATCAGGAGGTGTGGACGCGCCTCGCTCGGGATCTTGGAAACGTTCGCACCGGGGCGGAAGTCACTCAGGTGCAGCGCCGTCGAACAGCAGGCGGCATGGAAATCGACATCACGGCCCAGGGACAGACGGAAACTTACGATGCCTTGATAGTGTCGGCCGATCCAAAGACCGCGCTTAAATTCCTCGACGCGACCGCTGAAGAAGCCGAGCTTTTCGCGCAGGTCCATTCCTATCCGTATGTGATTCATCTTTTCGAAGCCTCGGGACTGCCTTATAAGGACGGGACCATGGTTTTTCTCGATGCCTTCGGCACCGCCGATACCAAAGGCCATGTGACGGCCTTCGTCAACCGCCCCAGAGCAAGGCAGGTATGGACTGCGGGTCAGATTATGACCTGGGACATGTCGCTTGATGAGAGTACTGAAATTCTGCGTGAAGATCTGGCCCTGCTGGGCGGACAGGTGGGCGAGATTTATCAGCGCGTGCAGTGGAATTATTTCCCTTACGCCGACAGCGCAGCTCTGCGGGATGGATTTTATCGCAAGCTGAAGGCGATCCAGGGTCAGAACAACACCTGGTATGTAGGCGGTCTATTGAATTTTGAAACCGTGGAAAGCACAGCGGCTTATGCCAGAAAGCTGGTGAATACCAGCTTTTGA
- the guaD gene encoding guanine deaminase yields MSLWIGLSLVSASQALAEVKAYRASILHFTGDPARLGEQAYQYFQDGALVIDNGSVRDVGPHSEIAKKFRDAEWVDYSGRLIVPGFVDTHVHYPQTEMIAAYGEQLLQWLNTYTFPTERKYKDYDYARKQSRFFIDQLLRNGTTSALVFGTVHPESVDALFDEASRFNMRLIGGKVMMDRNAPDYLVDTAETSYAESKALIQKWHGKNRLLYAITPRFAPTSTPEQLAAAGRLKAEFPTTYVHTHVSENPSEVEWVKSLFPERSGYFDVYEHYGLAGEHSVFAHGVHLTDSEFDRIAATRSSIAFCPTSNLFLGSGLFKLLPALDKGIRVGMGTDVGAGTSFSMLQTMNEAYKVVQLQGQKLSSLQSFYLATLGGAQALGLDDKIGSFKTGNEADFVVMNWGATPLSKLRNKNSKTLQEKLFVLLTLGDDRNVVETYVAGKRVYRAK; encoded by the coding sequence ATGAGTCTCTGGATCGGTTTGAGCCTTGTGTCTGCCAGCCAGGCCCTGGCCGAAGTCAAAGCCTATCGGGCATCTATCCTGCATTTCACTGGCGATCCCGCCCGCCTAGGGGAGCAGGCCTATCAGTATTTCCAGGATGGGGCCCTGGTCATCGACAACGGGAGTGTGCGGGACGTCGGGCCTCACAGTGAAATCGCGAAAAAGTTCCGCGATGCCGAGTGGGTTGATTATTCCGGTCGTCTGATCGTGCCTGGCTTCGTGGACACTCACGTTCATTATCCCCAGACGGAAATGATCGCCGCCTATGGCGAGCAGCTGCTGCAGTGGCTGAACACTTATACTTTTCCCACCGAAAGAAAGTACAAGGACTACGATTACGCGCGCAAGCAGTCCCGCTTCTTTATAGACCAGCTCCTGCGCAACGGCACCACCTCGGCCCTGGTCTTCGGCACCGTGCATCCTGAATCAGTGGACGCTCTCTTCGACGAGGCCAGCCGCTTCAATATGAGGCTGATCGGCGGCAAGGTGATGATGGATCGCAACGCACCGGATTATCTGGTCGATACTGCCGAGACATCGTATGCGGAAAGCAAGGCGCTCATTCAGAAATGGCACGGCAAAAACCGGCTTCTTTATGCGATCACGCCACGCTTCGCACCGACGTCCACACCTGAGCAGCTGGCTGCTGCCGGACGGCTCAAGGCCGAGTTTCCTACGACCTACGTTCATACCCACGTCTCGGAGAATCCGAGCGAAGTGGAATGGGTGAAGTCCTTGTTTCCTGAGCGCAGCGGTTATTTCGATGTTTATGAGCACTATGGTTTGGCTGGTGAACACTCCGTGTTTGCCCATGGCGTGCACCTGACTGATTCTGAATTCGATCGCATCGCAGCCACACGCTCCAGCATCGCCTTCTGTCCCACTTCGAATCTCTTTTTGGGCAGCGGCCTTTTCAAACTGCTGCCGGCCTTGGATAAGGGCATTCGCGTCGGCATGGGCACGGATGTTGGTGCCGGTACCAGCTTTTCGATGCTGCAGACGATGAATGAAGCCTATAAGGTCGTTCAGCTTCAGGGGCAGAAACTCTCGTCGCTGCAAAGCTTTTATCTCGCCACGCTTGGCGGTGCCCAGGCGCTGGGACTTGACGACAAGATCGGCAGTTTCAAAACCGGCAACGAGGCCGATTTCGTGGTGATGAACTGGGGCGCGACGCCGTTGTCCAAACTCAGGAATAAGAACAGCAAGACCCTTCAGGAAAAACTCTTCGTCCTTCTGACCCTGGGTGACGATCGCAACGTCGTTGAAACTTATGTCGCTGGCAAGCGGGTCTATCGCGCGAAATAA
- a CDS encoding alkaline phosphatase D family protein yields MTLHRRNFIKSLGFAFTAPYAISLSETLLAGTSSVEADRYFPQSVASGDPTPQGVILWTRLNPEVIVDGSEPLYFQISLDALFQEVLYMGTVAGTHLDAQYDYTVKVDLDEKPEARLQPATRYYYRFIYRGVSSRTGRCKTAPGLDQNVDKLKYALITCQDYSSGYFHAFDALADEDLDFVVHVGDFVYEYAQYPDLESHTRRVPIANDVALSLDDYRTIYKTYRNDRSLQRAMENHTWIITTDDHETANDASWDYLEDALKVDDNHPFAAAEAPVRNGLKISAQKAWTEFVPARVQLDENATHPFAFLKIYRKFQFGNLAELFMTDTRTYRTPQVESMVDASSEPTENPTSHTMLGTEQRSWLIDGMAQSKAHWKLWGNQTLLSQFGVLERISQKTLTLLAGYDAWDGYRGERQKVLQELKNKGVKNLFVLTGDLHTYISSFVKIDYNKPGNKDTDNVVGFELMTPSVTSANFALGLQLTAKAAPQGKKSFLDRVYEFVGSNYTKGWLAERIFDDKLKLVNPHFTSFGAIYYGYTVVAMDKDKAEWKVYHINKDAPTAREAGKKLVRFQRYYPAQLKFENLKI; encoded by the coding sequence ATGACACTTCATCGCCGCAATTTTATCAAAAGCCTTGGCTTTGCCTTCACGGCTCCCTATGCGATCAGCCTTTCGGAAACCCTGCTGGCCGGAACATCGAGTGTTGAAGCCGACCGCTATTTTCCACAGTCCGTGGCTTCAGGTGATCCCACGCCGCAGGGCGTGATCCTTTGGACCCGACTGAACCCCGAAGTGATCGTGGATGGGTCCGAACCGCTTTACTTCCAGATCTCCTTGGACGCTCTGTTCCAGGAAGTCCTTTATATGGGGACGGTCGCGGGCACTCATCTGGACGCGCAGTATGATTACACTGTGAAAGTGGATCTGGATGAAAAACCCGAGGCGCGTCTTCAGCCCGCGACCCGCTACTATTATCGCTTCATCTACCGCGGTGTCAGCAGCCGCACGGGCCGGTGTAAAACCGCGCCTGGCTTGGATCAAAACGTCGATAAACTGAAATATGCTTTGATCACCTGCCAGGATTATTCCTCGGGCTACTTCCACGCTTTTGATGCACTGGCCGATGAGGATCTGGACTTCGTCGTTCACGTCGGCGACTTCGTTTATGAATATGCGCAGTATCCCGATCTCGAATCGCATACGCGCCGCGTGCCGATTGCGAATGATGTGGCACTCAGTCTTGACGATTACCGGACCATCTATAAAACCTACAGGAACGATCGTAGCCTGCAGCGCGCCATGGAAAACCATACCTGGATCATCACCACCGATGATCATGAGACGGCGAACGATGCGAGCTGGGACTATCTGGAAGACGCCCTCAAGGTGGATGACAATCATCCCTTCGCCGCAGCGGAGGCCCCGGTGCGCAACGGATTGAAGATCTCAGCCCAGAAAGCCTGGACGGAGTTCGTTCCGGCCCGCGTGCAGCTCGATGAGAACGCCACGCATCCTTTCGCTTTCCTTAAAATCTACCGTAAATTCCAGTTCGGCAACCTCGCTGAACTCTTCATGACTGACACGCGGACCTATCGTACGCCTCAGGTGGAAAGCATGGTCGATGCCTCATCGGAACCGACCGAGAATCCCACCAGTCACACCATGCTGGGAACCGAGCAGCGCAGCTGGCTGATCGATGGGATGGCCCAATCCAAGGCGCACTGGAAGCTCTGGGGCAACCAGACCCTTCTTTCCCAGTTTGGAGTTTTGGAAAGGATTTCTCAGAAAACCCTGACTCTCCTGGCCGGATATGACGCCTGGGACGGCTACCGCGGTGAACGGCAGAAGGTCCTTCAGGAGCTGAAAAACAAGGGGGTCAAGAATCTCTTCGTCCTGACCGGCGATCTGCACACCTATATCAGCTCGTTCGTGAAGATTGATTACAATAAGCCGGGCAACAAGGATACGGATAACGTTGTGGGCTTTGAACTCATGACGCCATCCGTTACCTCCGCGAACTTTGCCCTTGGCCTGCAGCTGACAGCCAAGGCAGCCCCTCAGGGCAAGAAATCCTTTTTGGATCGCGTTTATGAATTCGTGGGTTCCAACTATACCAAAGGCTGGCTGGCAGAGCGCATCTTTGATGACAAGTTGAAACTCGTGAATCCACACTTCACGAGCTTCGGGGCGATTTACTATGGATACACCGTGGTCGCCATGGATAAGGACAAAGCTGAGTGGAAAGTGTATCACATCAATAAGGATGCGCCGACCGCTCGCGAAGCCGGCAAGAAACTGGTCCGCTTCCAGCGCTACTATCCGGCCCAGCTGAAATTCGAAAATCTTAAGATTTAA
- a CDS encoding GIY-YIG nuclease family protein, producing the protein MANLNRRYLKDRADPRSPFQVLRKRRQGFLPEWTPAHKGQVYVASCDGLKDGVYKIGKSTDHFSQRSQALSQPTGAPGFYFPVYRFESDLFDQLEKDIFQTLRAFRLHRRKEFVECPLEQIVKNLRRRQRECAPELGFAEHFYYPIEEFESFITDLYQEFLLHPGPQDWPLICVFISLLTGFAPSDVLIRIGHQREALPPLLGGLIESDDVLWLTAYVRSLLRHGLVPFAEDLEDESLEWSLAWLEERLWDAIHSAPFLRKIQAFSDLPSTENFCTMLHHKACQYYGTQSPATDTVVARALERMRTRLDFHFI; encoded by the coding sequence ATGGCGAATCTGAACCGCCGCTATCTCAAGGATCGGGCGGATCCCCGCAGCCCTTTTCAGGTTCTGCGTAAAAGACGACAGGGCTTTCTTCCGGAATGGACCCCCGCACACAAAGGCCAGGTTTATGTGGCCAGCTGCGACGGGCTGAAGGATGGTGTCTATAAAATAGGCAAATCCACCGATCATTTCAGTCAAAGATCCCAGGCTCTCTCGCAGCCCACCGGGGCACCGGGTTTTTACTTCCCCGTCTATCGTTTCGAAAGTGATCTCTTCGATCAGCTGGAAAAGGATATCTTCCAAACCCTGCGCGCCTTCCGTCTGCATCGCCGCAAGGAATTCGTGGAATGTCCCCTGGAGCAGATTGTCAAAAACCTGCGTCGGAGGCAAAGGGAATGTGCACCGGAGCTGGGATTTGCCGAGCATTTCTATTATCCGATCGAGGAATTCGAAAGCTTCATCACCGACCTTTACCAGGAATTCCTTCTGCACCCTGGTCCCCAGGACTGGCCCCTGATCTGTGTCTTTATCAGTCTCCTGACCGGCTTCGCGCCGTCGGATGTTCTGATTCGGATCGGTCATCAGCGCGAAGCGCTGCCGCCGCTCCTGGGCGGGCTGATCGAATCGGATGATGTTCTCTGGCTGACAGCCTATGTGCGGAGCCTTCTGCGCCACGGGCTCGTGCCTTTTGCCGAGGATCTGGAGGACGAATCCCTGGAATGGTCCCTGGCCTGGCTTGAGGAAAGGCTCTGGGACGCGATTCATAGCGCCCCCTTTCTGCGTAAAATCCAAGCGTTCAGTGATTTGCCGTCCACGGAAAATTTCTGCACCATGCTGCACCACAAGGCCTGCCAGTACTATGGCACCCAGAGCCCCGCAACCGATACGGTTGTCGCCCGGGCGCTCGAACGCATGCGCACGCGCCTCGATTTTCACTTCATTTAA
- a CDS encoding endonuclease/exonuclease/phosphatase family protein, translated as MPGKTWPKRLKIVSYNAQDLFLNPAYEISKEDMETLSEQQWQLLSQDETRLKSLAQLRGMAQMIRDEDPDIIGICEVGGHESLLRFNEWFLHDAFEVLLVPSHSQRGIENGFLVKRGLPFTVELVTHMHWRVPFTFPHEDDPVKFHIAAQAAAYMDLGKPEERRLSRDIPALFMRDPANGLFLILLMVHLKSGFDMEGIDPGGQVRRAAELRALIEIYHALQKKHAVPIMIAGDFNGNASREGTASEFIPLYQKTDLEDVLWLAGHPKHERLTHVTFFGRTLHAQQLDYIFIPRPLRARLDHAGTYVYRYRFEGEDQEIMLPTTFHDRRQLPSDHYPIVCVLMKEMNDDSPV; from the coding sequence GTGCCCGGGAAAACTTGGCCAAAGCGGCTGAAAATAGTTTCGTATAATGCGCAGGATCTTTTTCTGAATCCTGCCTATGAAATATCCAAAGAGGATATGGAAACGCTTTCCGAGCAGCAGTGGCAACTCCTCTCCCAGGATGAAACCCGCCTCAAATCACTGGCGCAGCTGCGCGGGATGGCCCAGATGATCCGCGATGAGGACCCGGATATCATAGGGATTTGCGAGGTCGGCGGGCATGAGTCGCTGCTCCGTTTTAACGAGTGGTTTCTGCATGACGCCTTTGAAGTGCTGCTGGTCCCCTCGCACTCGCAGCGCGGCATCGAGAATGGCTTTTTGGTGAAAAGGGGTCTGCCGTTTACGGTTGAGCTCGTCACACATATGCACTGGCGGGTGCCTTTCACCTTTCCTCATGAAGACGATCCGGTGAAGTTTCACATCGCGGCTCAGGCGGCTGCGTATATGGATCTGGGTAAGCCTGAGGAGAGGCGTTTATCGCGGGATATTCCGGCGCTTTTCATGCGTGATCCTGCGAATGGGCTGTTTCTGATCTTGCTGATGGTGCATCTGAAATCGGGCTTTGACATGGAAGGCATTGATCCTGGCGGTCAGGTGCGGCGTGCGGCGGAGTTAAGGGCCTTGATTGAGATCTATCATGCGCTGCAAAAGAAACATGCGGTGCCCATTATGATTGCCGGGGATTTCAATGGCAATGCCTCGCGGGAAGGGACGGCTTCAGAGTTCATTCCGCTTTATCAAAAAACGGATCTGGAGGACGTGCTCTGGCTGGCGGGACATCCCAAGCATGAGCGTCTTACGCATGTGACCTTTTTCGGGCGCACGCTGCATGCGCAGCAGCTTGATTATATTTTCATTCCGCGGCCCCTGCGAGCCCGTCTCGATCATGCGGGCACCTATGTCTATCGTTATCGCTTTGAAGGTGAGGATCAGGAGATCATGCTGCCGACCACCTTTCATGACAGGCGGCAGCTGCCGTCTGATCACTACCCTATCGTTTGCGTGCTGATGAAGGAGATGAATGATGACTCACCTGTTTGA